A genomic window from Streptomyces broussonetiae includes:
- a CDS encoding DUF4331 family protein, whose protein sequence is MSDHLSGTRAVADPAIDLTDLYAFPSPSRPGRLVLVLDVFPSAWPGALFSDAASYRFRVRPVSVPMGHSGALFDVGADEFALTCTFSAPAGPDEDGRSAQRGTCVLPSGASVSFLVNDERGGEGDDVRCYAGLRLDPFFMDVAKEVETRASGRLAFVPQGTNPLEGNDVLTFVAELDAARVFGPAAGSVFAVAAETVTLGPYPVRLERLGRPEVKNILMSENGVDTANKIVDLRDLYNEEDPFRLGPTYLDAYRSRLNANLGFFDGLDGKLDWTAQPDGTHPLTELLLADFLVVDAAKPYAEDSYFEIEWALLEGREYTTCGGRSLNDDVIDTLYTLIVNAGHGPRVSDGVDGTVPALREFPYLAPANPYPPEQAATIPKAPANR, encoded by the coding sequence ATGTCCGACCATCTTTCCGGCACCCGCGCCGTGGCCGATCCGGCCATCGACCTGACCGACCTTTACGCTTTTCCCAGCCCCTCGCGGCCCGGTCGGCTCGTTCTCGTCCTCGATGTCTTTCCCAGCGCCTGGCCCGGAGCCCTGTTCTCGGACGCTGCCAGTTATCGATTTCGCGTCCGTCCGGTGTCCGTGCCCATGGGACATTCCGGAGCTCTCTTCGATGTCGGCGCCGACGAATTCGCGCTCACGTGCACTTTCTCTGCTCCGGCCGGACCGGATGAGGACGGGCGGTCGGCGCAGCGGGGAACGTGCGTGCTGCCGAGCGGGGCATCGGTGTCGTTCCTGGTGAACGACGAGCGGGGCGGTGAGGGCGACGACGTGCGCTGCTACGCGGGACTGCGGCTGGATCCCTTCTTCATGGACGTGGCCAAGGAGGTGGAGACGCGGGCGAGCGGGCGGCTCGCCTTCGTCCCGCAGGGCACCAACCCGCTGGAGGGCAACGACGTCCTGACCTTCGTGGCGGAACTCGATGCCGCCAGGGTGTTCGGGCCGGCCGCGGGCAGCGTCTTCGCCGTCGCGGCGGAGACCGTCACCCTCGGGCCGTATCCCGTGCGACTGGAACGCCTGGGCCGTCCCGAGGTCAAGAACATTCTCATGTCGGAGAACGGGGTCGACACCGCCAACAAGATCGTGGACCTACGCGATCTCTACAACGAGGAAGACCCGTTCCGGCTGGGTCCGACCTACCTGGACGCCTATCGCTCACGACTTAACGCCAACCTGGGCTTCTTCGACGGTCTCGACGGCAAGCTGGACTGGACGGCACAGCCGGACGGGACGCATCCGCTGACGGAACTGCTGCTGGCGGACTTCCTGGTCGTGGACGCTGCCAAGCCGTACGCAGAGGACAGCTATTTCGAGATCGAGTGGGCTCTGCTGGAGGGCCGGGAGTACACGACCTGCGGTGGCCGGTCGCTCAACGACGACGTCATCGACACGCTCTACACACTGATCGTCAACGCGGGACACGGCCCGCGCGTGAGCGACGGCGTCGACGGGACCGTCCCGGCGCTGCGCGAGTTCCCGTACCTGGCACCGGCCAACCCGTACCCGCCCGAGCAGGCGGCCACCATTCCGAAGGCCCCGGCGAACAGATGA
- a CDS encoding Dyp-type peroxidase: MPVIGTNRPTPDRGDEMTTVEGPPLQLDDIQGIVLRTRPSPYVGTYILLRVDDRRAGRDLMGRLAGLVDSAANWWQPPLPALLNVAVTYRGLEALQVPQASLNSFPEEFRQGMAARAEFLGDTGESAPAHWEPPFGTGRVHIVLSLIAADQESLAVVLERARQARMQLPGVQVVYRQDLYQLASGRTSFGYKDGISNPAVEGSGADNPPGGGPVLKAGEFVLGYPDQTGNLPPIPEPEVLGRNGTFVVWRKLHTRVAAFRRYLHDNAGSPEEESLLAAKIVGRWPSGAPLILAPEHDDPDLGADEQRNNDFVYASDPRGVVCPHGAHARRANPRDSEIIGDVDLHRLIRRSTSYGPPLPAGTLDDDGADRGIVFIAVNAHLDRQFEFVKSQWFNDGNFTGLDVEKDLLTGDNDGSGIFTIPQRPVRRRLHGVERFVTTRGGEYLFLPSLSALRWMADLGS; this comes from the coding sequence GTGCCTGTGATTGGTACAAATCGCCCGACGCCCGACCGAGGGGACGAGATGACGACGGTTGAAGGCCCACCACTGCAACTCGACGACATCCAAGGCATCGTGCTGCGTACCCGGCCGTCGCCGTACGTCGGCACCTACATCCTGCTGCGGGTGGACGACCGGCGCGCTGGACGTGACCTGATGGGACGCCTGGCCGGACTGGTCGACTCCGCCGCCAACTGGTGGCAGCCGCCCCTGCCGGCGCTTCTCAACGTCGCGGTGACGTACCGGGGGCTCGAAGCGCTCCAGGTGCCGCAGGCTTCTCTGAACAGCTTCCCGGAGGAGTTCCGGCAGGGTATGGCGGCACGGGCCGAGTTCCTGGGTGACACCGGCGAGAGCGCGCCCGCGCACTGGGAGCCGCCCTTCGGTACCGGCCGGGTGCACATCGTGTTGTCCCTCATCGCTGCCGACCAGGAGTCCCTGGCGGTCGTACTCGAACGGGCGCGGCAGGCGCGCATGCAGCTTCCCGGCGTTCAAGTGGTGTACCGGCAAGATCTCTATCAACTGGCCTCGGGGCGCACCAGCTTCGGCTACAAGGACGGCATCAGCAACCCCGCGGTGGAAGGAAGCGGCGCGGACAACCCACCCGGCGGCGGTCCCGTCCTCAAGGCGGGCGAGTTCGTGCTGGGCTATCCCGACCAGACCGGAAACCTGCCGCCGATACCGGAGCCGGAGGTGCTGGGCCGTAACGGCACGTTCGTGGTCTGGCGGAAGCTGCACACACGTGTCGCCGCCTTCCGGCGCTATCTACACGACAACGCCGGCAGCCCGGAAGAGGAGTCGCTGCTCGCCGCGAAGATCGTGGGCCGCTGGCCGAGCGGTGCCCCGTTGATCCTGGCGCCCGAGCACGACGACCCGGACCTGGGGGCGGACGAGCAGCGCAACAACGACTTCGTCTACGCGTCTGATCCGCGTGGGGTGGTCTGCCCGCACGGTGCCCACGCCAGGCGTGCCAATCCGCGTGACTCGGAGATCATCGGTGACGTCGACCTCCACCGGCTGATCCGGCGAAGCACCAGCTACGGGCCGCCGCTGCCCGCCGGCACCCTGGACGACGACGGCGCCGACCGCGGCATTGTGTTCATCGCCGTCAACGCGCACCTCGACCGTCAGTTCGAGTTCGTGAAGTCGCAATGGTTCAACGACGGCAACTTCACCGGCCTGGACGTGGAGAAGGATCTGCTGACGGGTGACAACGACGGCTCGGGCATCTTCACGATCCCGCAGCGGCCCGTTCGGCGTCGCCTGCACGGCGTCGAGCGCTTCGTCACCACGCGCGGCGGCGAATACCTCTTCCTGCCGAGCCTCAGCGCACTGCGCTGGATGGCCGACCTCGGCTCCTGA
- a CDS encoding RNA polymerase sigma factor, which produces MLQDVSKTIRTCGAQVDHRRTPPEEAVVTLPGCGASTLLEVAAALPELPKAGTKFFELSRCTFTGGGHVGAEAARGSHGHRREDEFTDVHRAHYEDVLRFVRRRAHPMNVDDIVGETFLAAWCRRSELPKDPRPWLFGTARNALLNAHRGQRRQTAVAVRVPENGGDESYDGVTQAEERMDLVAAWRRLSAADQEVLALHDRNRRLHLPERLRSRHRRPHRPHQASSRL; this is translated from the coding sequence GTGCTCCAGGACGTCAGCAAGACGATCAGGACCTGCGGGGCCCAGGTGGATCACCGCCGCACGCCGCCGGAAGAGGCGGTCGTGACCTTGCCGGGGTGTGGAGCTTCGACTCTGCTCGAAGTCGCGGCGGCGTTGCCCGAGCTACCGAAGGCCGGCACGAAATTCTTCGAACTCTCACGTTGCACCTTCACGGGTGGTGGACACGTAGGGGCGGAAGCAGCGAGAGGAAGCCATGGCCATCGACGCGAGGACGAGTTCACCGATGTCCACCGCGCTCATTACGAGGACGTGCTGCGTTTCGTCCGCCGGCGTGCTCACCCCATGAACGTGGACGACATCGTCGGTGAGACGTTCCTCGCCGCGTGGTGTCGTCGCAGCGAGCTGCCAAAGGACCCACGTCCGTGGCTCTTCGGCACCGCACGCAACGCGTTGCTCAACGCCCACCGCGGGCAGCGCCGCCAGACGGCTGTCGCGGTGCGTGTCCCGGAGAACGGCGGCGACGAAAGCTACGACGGTGTGACCCAGGCCGAGGAACGGATGGACCTGGTAGCCGCCTGGCGGCGCCTGTCAGCCGCCGACCAGGAAGTACTGGCGCTCCATGACCGTAACCGGCGACTCCATCTTCCCGAAAGACTGAGGAGCCGACACCGTCGCCCGCACCGACCCCATCAGGCGTCGAGTCGTCTGTGA
- a CDS encoding tetratricopeptide repeat protein, producing the protein MSGVTAADRAGGDLAGGPRTTAGVIAMGNLDARIEGLAAQAVPGRLTAAGWGELVELTALRGHVGGRIDEVERVAALADMFVDRAPGDPRPLLARAGVAAHFHRFAAALDDLEAAAVLGLDRCTVDVERAAVCQAVGRYDEAHALCRRALSRRRDFGTVAAMARCHADNGGAAHEADEAAEAETWFLAARRAYRGVSPFPLAILEFQCGRMWLVRGGPARARTWLESAVARLPSYVPALGHLAEADAAEGRRAAAVERLRRLVLVSDDPEYATGLARLLGGCGASAEARFWRARAAARYEELMARHPEAYVDHAAEFWLTVGGDPQRALRLSLQNLAHRPTPRARALVDRARCRVGQR; encoded by the coding sequence ATGAGCGGCGTCACCGCAGCTGATCGTGCCGGAGGCGACCTCGCGGGCGGGCCGCGCACGACGGCCGGTGTCATCGCCATGGGCAACCTGGACGCACGCATCGAAGGTCTGGCGGCGCAGGCGGTGCCGGGAAGGCTCACCGCCGCAGGCTGGGGCGAGCTGGTGGAGCTGACCGCCCTGCGTGGGCACGTGGGGGGCCGCATCGACGAGGTCGAGCGCGTGGCAGCGCTGGCCGACATGTTCGTGGACCGGGCGCCGGGCGATCCTCGTCCGCTCCTCGCGCGCGCCGGAGTGGCGGCCCACTTCCACCGGTTCGCGGCGGCGCTGGACGATCTGGAGGCGGCGGCCGTTCTGGGACTCGACCGGTGCACCGTCGACGTGGAGCGGGCAGCGGTCTGCCAGGCGGTCGGGCGGTACGACGAGGCGCACGCGCTGTGTCGGCGGGCGTTGTCGAGACGGCGGGACTTCGGGACCGTCGCTGCTATGGCCCGCTGCCACGCCGACAACGGCGGTGCAGCGCACGAGGCAGATGAGGCAGCCGAGGCCGAGACGTGGTTCCTGGCGGCGCGTCGCGCGTACCGCGGGGTCAGTCCCTTCCCGCTGGCGATCCTCGAATTCCAGTGCGGGCGGATGTGGCTGGTGCGGGGAGGTCCGGCGAGGGCGCGGACCTGGCTGGAGTCGGCGGTCGCCCGCCTGCCGTCCTATGTTCCGGCTCTGGGCCACCTCGCCGAGGCCGACGCCGCCGAGGGGAGGAGGGCCGCGGCGGTGGAGCGGCTGCGGCGGCTGGTCCTCGTCAGCGACGACCCCGAGTACGCGACCGGGCTCGCCCGCCTCCTCGGCGGATGCGGGGCGTCGGCGGAGGCCCGGTTCTGGCGAGCGCGCGCCGCCGCGCGCTACGAGGAGCTGATGGCGCGCCACCCCGAGGCGTACGTCGATCACGCGGCCGAGTTCTGGCTGACCGTGGGCGGCGATCCTCAGCGGGCGCTTCGGCTGTCGCTCCAGAACCTCGCGCATCGACCCACTCCACGTGCCCGGGCGCTCGTCGATCGCGCCAGATGCCGTGTCGGACAGCGCTAA